One Halolamina litorea genomic window carries:
- a CDS encoding ABC transporter permease, translated as MGTVGDTVPDRGVRALLRRFVGVDDDEVSVPLVLLSGAIAAAVLSPLLWLLLRASEVPAGEALSLLRGSTDVFANSIALVAVVTTASIVLGVPLAVLTVQTDLPFRRFWTVVVALPLVVPSYVGAFAYVSAFGPDGALADALAPLGIGIPEVYGLGGTALVLTLFVYPYVFLTTRAALLSFDETQLEAARTLNVGYPEAFRRVILPQVLPAVTAGALLVALYALSDFGTPSIMQYDVFTRTIYVELNSFGDGRANATLLSLQLLTVTAVVVALESRIGGDADSGYGTPASSTAMVSLGRLRWVAMLLPALVSVFTLALPVGILTMWFLRAEALTYDVGGRAFETGFALNSVYVAALAAVATIAVALPVAYYSGRSRSRFAWLTERATYLGYAMPGVVLALALVFFSSTQLTELFGPGVSRAVYQSLPLLVFAYVVRFLPQAVGATRSSVLGVDPSLIGAARVLGTPPRQVFRRVTLPLIAPGVLAGAALVFLTTMKELDTTLILHPTGFTTLVTYIWRVQEGGYYGRAALPALVLVLISGLSMIPLLVQRRDT; from the coding sequence ATGGGCACCGTTGGCGACACCGTACCGGACAGGGGCGTCCGGGCGCTGCTCCGCCGGTTCGTCGGCGTCGACGACGACGAGGTGTCGGTCCCGCTCGTGCTGCTCTCCGGAGCCATCGCCGCAGCGGTGCTGTCGCCGCTGCTCTGGCTGCTGCTCCGGGCTAGCGAGGTGCCGGCCGGCGAGGCGCTCTCGCTGCTCCGTGGCTCGACGGACGTGTTCGCCAACAGTATCGCGCTCGTCGCCGTCGTCACGACGGCGTCGATCGTGCTGGGCGTGCCGCTGGCGGTGCTGACCGTACAGACGGACCTGCCGTTCCGGCGTTTCTGGACCGTCGTGGTCGCACTTCCGCTGGTGGTGCCGAGCTACGTCGGCGCCTTCGCGTACGTCTCGGCGTTCGGCCCCGACGGCGCGCTCGCCGACGCGCTCGCGCCGCTGGGTATCGGTATTCCGGAGGTGTACGGGCTCGGCGGCACCGCGCTGGTGCTGACGCTCTTCGTCTACCCCTACGTGTTCCTGACGACCCGGGCGGCGCTGCTCTCCTTCGACGAGACGCAGTTGGAGGCTGCCCGCACGCTCAACGTCGGCTACCCCGAGGCGTTCCGGCGCGTGATCCTCCCGCAGGTGCTGCCCGCCGTCACGGCGGGCGCGCTGCTGGTCGCGCTCTACGCGCTCTCGGACTTCGGGACACCGTCGATCATGCAGTACGACGTGTTCACACGGACGATCTACGTCGAACTCAACAGCTTCGGTGACGGCCGGGCGAACGCGACGCTGCTCTCGCTGCAGCTGCTCACCGTCACCGCCGTCGTCGTCGCGCTGGAGTCCCGGATCGGCGGCGACGCCGACTCGGGCTACGGCACCCCCGCCTCGTCGACGGCGATGGTCTCGCTGGGTCGGCTGCGCTGGGTCGCGATGCTGCTCCCGGCGCTCGTGTCGGTGTTCACGCTCGCACTCCCGGTGGGGATCCTGACGATGTGGTTCCTGCGCGCGGAGGCGCTCACCTACGACGTGGGCGGCCGGGCCTTCGAGACGGGGTTCGCGCTGAACTCCGTCTACGTCGCCGCACTGGCGGCGGTGGCGACCATCGCGGTCGCGCTCCCGGTGGCGTACTACTCGGGCCGGTCGCGCTCGCGGTTCGCCTGGCTGACCGAGCGGGCGACCTACCTCGGATACGCGATGCCCGGCGTCGTGCTCGCGCTCGCGCTGGTGTTCTTCAGCAGCACGCAACTCACCGAACTGTTCGGGCCGGGCGTCTCGCGGGCGGTCTATCAGTCGCTGCCGCTGCTGGTGTTCGCCTACGTGGTCCGGTTCCTACCGCAGGCCGTCGGCGCCACCCGGTCGTCGGTGCTGGGCGTCGATCCCTCGCTGATCGGTGCCGCTCGCGTGCTCGGGACGCCGCCGCGGCAGGTGTTCCGCCGGGTGACGCTGCCGCTGATCGCGCCGGGCGTGCTGGCGGGTGCCGCGCTCGTCTTCCTCACGACGATGAAGGAACTCGACACCACGTTGATCCTGCACCCGACAGGGTTTACAACGCTGGTGACGTACATCTGGCGAGTTCAGGAAGGGGGTTACTACGGCCGGGCGGCGCTACCGGCGCTGGTGCTGGTGCTGATCTCCGGACTCTCGATGATCCCCCTCCTCGTTCAACGCCGCGACACATGA
- a CDS encoding cobalamin-independent methionine synthase II family protein has protein sequence MATDESNRIGTTHIGSLPRPPELLDLLRTREQGGEVDPEEWDRVSRAATDDIVDKQLETGIDEINNGEQPRVSFNYYVGDRLTNIGGKVEQPLWADLAEYPAVAEDTFETDVIDLAKQPTVTGEVRYDGHAEAEREVDQFREALDGTGVDIEDTFFTTASPSVVAATHVDEHYDDHAEYVFDVAEAMAEEYQIFADTGATIQIDAPDLLATGHTHLFADHSVDEFRDVVELHVEALNEALSGIPEEQVRLHTCWGSYEGPHHYDTDLVDMLPTLYEADISGLSVEQANPRHQHEYRAFAEHPLPDGWTLIPGVVDVKTNIIDHPETIADRIERVANVVDDDTDIVAAPDCGFGTQAGLGMVHPDIAWPKLEALVEGAEITSERLR, from the coding sequence ATGGCGACAGACGAGTCCAACCGGATCGGTACCACACACATCGGAAGCCTCCCGCGGCCCCCGGAACTGCTCGACCTCCTGCGCACCCGCGAGCAGGGCGGCGAGGTCGACCCCGAGGAGTGGGACCGCGTCAGCCGCGCGGCGACCGACGACATCGTCGACAAGCAACTCGAGACCGGGATCGACGAGATCAACAACGGCGAGCAGCCCCGCGTCTCGTTCAACTACTACGTCGGCGACCGGCTCACCAACATCGGCGGGAAGGTCGAACAGCCGCTCTGGGCCGACCTCGCGGAGTACCCCGCGGTCGCCGAGGACACGTTCGAGACCGACGTGATCGACCTCGCGAAGCAGCCGACCGTCACCGGCGAGGTCCGATACGACGGCCACGCGGAGGCCGAGCGTGAGGTCGACCAGTTCCGCGAGGCGCTCGACGGTACCGGCGTCGACATCGAGGACACGTTCTTCACCACCGCGTCGCCGAGCGTCGTCGCCGCGACCCACGTCGACGAGCACTACGACGACCACGCCGAGTACGTCTTCGACGTGGCCGAGGCGATGGCCGAGGAGTACCAGATCTTCGCGGACACTGGCGCGACCATCCAGATCGACGCCCCGGACCTGCTCGCGACGGGGCACACGCACCTGTTCGCGGACCACTCCGTCGACGAGTTCCGCGACGTGGTCGAACTCCACGTCGAGGCGCTCAACGAGGCGCTTTCGGGCATCCCCGAGGAGCAGGTCCGCCTGCACACCTGCTGGGGGAGCTACGAGGGGCCCCACCACTACGACACCGACCTCGTCGACATGCTGCCGACGCTGTACGAGGCCGACATCTCCGGCCTGAGCGTCGAGCAAGCGAACCCGCGCCACCAGCACGAGTACCGCGCGTTCGCCGAGCACCCGCTGCCCGACGGCTGGACGCTCATCCCCGGCGTCGTCGACGTGAAGACGAACATCATCGACCACCCCGAGACGATCGCCGACCGCATCGAGCGCGTCGCGAACGTCGTCGACGACGACACCGATATCGTCGCCGCGCCCGACTGTGGGTTCGGCACGCAGGCCGGCCTCGGCATGGTCCACCCCGACATCGCGTGGCCGAAACTTGAAGCGCTCGTCGAGGGCGCCGAGATCACCTCCGAGCGACTCCGATAG
- a CDS encoding MFS transporter, producing the protein MDGNDRRIVGLTGTAHALLHTYELSVPILVVIWLTEFSTTPAELGIVVSVGMALLGLGALPGGVLADRYGSRKLIALCLVGMGGSFLVLSAAPTTAADLLGSLPLLSVSPAVVAIAIALVLWGAAASVYHPAGLTLISTGVDERGRGFALHGMAGNIGIAAGPLATTVLLAFMPWETVTAVLAVPAFVAAAAALVIDVEERELDEDEEDETPDSIGEFLDISGTVVRSAFAFVFVVVAMNGLYYRGVLTFLPDLLAGLETFQPIDIAGEPQEPANYVYSGLLAVGIAGQYVGGRLTDRMPPERGIAFAFGGLSLLALIFLPLASMGAVPLLLVSAVLGFALFIVQPMYQAAVAEYTPEAARGLSYGYTYLGNFGIGALGAGMAGAILTYSNQTVLFLVFAAIAAIASGIGVLLMRRD; encoded by the coding sequence ATGGACGGAAACGACCGACGTATCGTGGGGCTCACGGGGACGGCCCACGCCCTGCTCCACACGTACGAACTATCGGTGCCGATCCTCGTGGTCATCTGGCTGACGGAGTTCTCGACGACCCCGGCGGAGCTCGGCATCGTCGTCTCGGTGGGGATGGCGCTGCTCGGCCTCGGCGCGCTGCCGGGCGGGGTGCTCGCGGACCGCTACGGCTCCCGGAAGCTGATCGCACTCTGTCTGGTCGGGATGGGCGGCTCGTTCCTCGTGCTCTCGGCGGCACCGACGACCGCCGCGGACCTGCTCGGCTCGCTCCCGCTGCTCTCGGTGAGTCCGGCGGTCGTGGCCATCGCGATCGCGCTCGTGCTCTGGGGTGCTGCGGCGAGCGTCTACCACCCGGCGGGGCTGACCCTCATCAGCACCGGCGTCGACGAACGGGGCCGCGGCTTCGCGCTCCACGGGATGGCCGGCAACATCGGCATCGCCGCTGGCCCGCTGGCGACGACGGTGCTGCTCGCGTTCATGCCCTGGGAGACGGTGACCGCCGTGCTCGCGGTGCCGGCGTTCGTCGCCGCCGCCGCGGCGCTGGTCATCGACGTGGAGGAGCGCGAACTCGACGAGGACGAGGAGGACGAGACCCCCGACTCGATCGGGGAGTTCCTCGACATCTCCGGGACCGTCGTCCGGAGCGCCTTCGCGTTCGTCTTCGTCGTCGTCGCGATGAACGGCCTCTACTACCGCGGCGTGCTGACGTTCCTGCCGGACCTCCTCGCCGGCCTGGAGACGTTCCAGCCCATCGACATCGCCGGCGAACCGCAGGAGCCCGCGAACTACGTCTACTCGGGCCTGCTCGCCGTCGGGATCGCCGGCCAGTACGTCGGCGGCCGACTGACCGACCGGATGCCGCCCGAACGCGGGATCGCCTTCGCCTTCGGCGGCCTGTCGCTGCTCGCGCTGATCTTCCTCCCGCTGGCGTCGATGGGCGCGGTCCCGCTGCTGCTCGTGAGCGCCGTGCTCGGCTTCGCGCTGTTCATCGTTCAGCCGATGTACCAAGCCGCCGTCGCCGAGTACACCCCCGAGGCCGCCCGTGGGCTCTCCTACGGCTACACCTACCTCGGGAACTTCGGCATCGGCGCGCTCGGCGCCGGGATGGCCGGCGCGATCCTGACGTACTCGAACCAGACAGTGCTGTTCCTCGTCTTCGCGGCCATCGCCGCGATCGCGAGCGGGATCGGCGTGCTGCTGATGCGGCGGGACTGA
- a CDS encoding ABC transporter ATP-binding protein: MSDHATPTTEQTTSEHPAASTADTDGEGDDGPPTVLELSNVVKRFAGETAVDGVDLSVREGELLTLLGPSGCGKTTTLRTIAGLETPTSGTVRVADEVVAGDGAVVPPEERDVGMVFQEFALFPHLSVAENVAFGLDDPDSEEATERVEQLLDLVGLDGYGDRSPTELSGGQRQRVALARSLAPEPDVLLLDEPFSNLDVALRVEMREEVSRILNEAGVTAVSVTHDQEEALSISDRVAVMAEGQIEQVGSPESLFEHPESRFVASFLGQASFVPGKITQDTVETTIGSYGRDLLEGVTDEYVGAEVDVLVRPDDLRLAPVDGEAGPISAQADPLTTADGGTVGTADGEVIQRQYTGPSFVYHVQLDDGPVVRCLHNHAEEVGIGERVSVRLVADHTLAWYPAA; the protein is encoded by the coding sequence ATGAGCGACCACGCCACACCCACGACGGAGCAAACGACCAGCGAGCACCCCGCGGCGTCGACGGCCGACACCGACGGTGAGGGCGACGACGGACCCCCGACCGTGCTCGAACTGTCGAACGTCGTCAAACGCTTCGCCGGCGAGACCGCCGTGGACGGCGTGGACCTCTCGGTCAGGGAGGGCGAACTGCTCACGCTGTTGGGCCCCTCGGGCTGTGGAAAGACGACGACGCTGCGCACGATCGCGGGCCTCGAAACGCCCACCTCGGGAACCGTCCGCGTCGCCGACGAAGTCGTCGCCGGCGACGGGGCGGTCGTCCCGCCCGAGGAGCGCGACGTGGGGATGGTGTTCCAGGAGTTCGCCCTGTTCCCGCACCTCTCGGTCGCCGAGAACGTCGCCTTCGGCCTCGACGACCCCGACAGCGAGGAAGCGACCGAACGGGTCGAACAGCTCCTCGACCTCGTCGGCCTCGACGGCTACGGCGACCGCTCGCCGACGGAGCTCTCCGGCGGGCAGCGCCAGCGGGTCGCCCTCGCGCGCTCGCTCGCCCCGGAACCCGACGTGTTGCTGCTCGACGAACCGTTCTCGAACCTCGACGTGGCCCTCCGCGTGGAGATGCGCGAGGAGGTCAGCCGCATTCTCAACGAGGCCGGCGTCACCGCCGTCTCGGTCACCCACGACCAGGAGGAGGCGCTCTCCATCTCGGACCGCGTCGCCGTGATGGCCGAGGGACAGATCGAACAGGTCGGCAGCCCCGAATCGCTGTTCGAACACCCCGAGTCCCGGTTCGTCGCCTCCTTCCTCGGGCAGGCGAGCTTCGTCCCCGGCAAGATCACCCAGGACACCGTCGAGACGACCATCGGCTCCTACGGCCGCGACCTGCTCGAGGGGGTCACCGACGAGTACGTCGGCGCCGAGGTGGACGTACTGGTCCGCCCCGACGACCTCCGGCTCGCCCCCGTCGACGGGGAGGCCGGCCCCATCTCCGCACAGGCCGACCCGCTGACGACCGCCGACGGCGGCACGGTCGGGACCGCCGACGGCGAAGTGATCCAACGCCAGTACACCGGCCCGTCGTTCGTCTACCACGTCCAACTCGACGACGGTCCGGTCGTCAGGTGTCTGCACAATCACGCCGAGGAGGTCGGCATCGGCGAGCGCGTGAGCGTTCGGCTGGTCGCCGACCACACGCTCGCTTGGTACCCCGCGGCGTAG
- a CDS encoding alpha-1 4-glucan-protein synthase produces MSQQDICVIVPTIREWDCMREYVANARDHGFDTDRLFLVLVTEDFCDTEAMEAMLDDLGVDGAVFDGTAREDWFAERDASEYSHLIPEASHAQTSFGLLYMWANERFEYGVFIDDDTLPHDEDFFGTHLRNLAYEGEIESRASDESWVNVLDGADGDLYPRGYPYAAMDEEQTTETAEVDNVVASQGLWTNVPDLDAVRILMDGDLQGQAQTRTTADDFGEDFVAAEGQYLTVCSMNLAFRREVIPAFYQLPMDDNRWDVGRFDDIWSGLFLKRAADVLGAQVYNGGPLCEHNKAPRSTFDDLQNEVAGLELNEHVWEVLDDAGADATSYREVFAEMADALATGDFEGWNNGDFLNYCGEYMNDWLDCLDAVGATAADPVEVPADD; encoded by the coding sequence ATGAGTCAGCAGGACATCTGCGTCATCGTTCCGACGATCCGGGAGTGGGACTGTATGCGGGAGTACGTCGCCAACGCCCGCGATCACGGCTTCGACACCGACCGACTGTTCCTCGTCCTCGTCACCGAGGACTTCTGTGACACCGAGGCGATGGAGGCGATGCTCGACGACTTGGGCGTCGACGGCGCGGTGTTCGACGGCACCGCCCGCGAGGACTGGTTCGCCGAGCGGGACGCCAGCGAGTACAGCCACCTCATCCCCGAGGCCAGCCACGCCCAGACCTCCTTCGGGCTGCTGTACATGTGGGCCAACGAGCGCTTCGAGTACGGCGTGTTCATCGACGACGATACGCTCCCCCACGACGAGGATTTCTTCGGTACCCACCTGCGCAACCTCGCCTACGAGGGCGAGATCGAGTCCCGCGCCTCCGACGAGTCGTGGGTGAACGTCCTCGACGGCGCCGACGGCGACCTCTACCCGCGCGGCTACCCCTACGCAGCGATGGACGAGGAGCAGACGACCGAGACCGCGGAGGTGGACAACGTGGTCGCCTCGCAGGGCCTCTGGACGAACGTGCCCGACCTCGACGCCGTCCGCATCCTGATGGACGGTGACCTGCAGGGGCAGGCCCAGACCCGGACGACCGCTGACGACTTCGGCGAGGACTTCGTCGCCGCCGAGGGCCAGTACCTGACGGTCTGCTCGATGAACCTCGCGTTCCGCCGGGAGGTCATCCCGGCGTTCTACCAACTGCCGATGGACGACAACCGCTGGGACGTGGGTCGCTTCGACGACATCTGGTCGGGGCTGTTCCTCAAGCGCGCCGCCGACGTGCTCGGCGCGCAGGTGTACAACGGCGGCCCGCTCTGTGAGCACAACAAGGCGCCCCGCTCGACGTTCGACGACCTCCAGAACGAGGTCGCCGGCCTCGAACTCAACGAACACGTCTGGGAGGTGCTGGACGACGCCGGCGCCGACGCCACCTCCTACCGGGAGGTCTTCGCCGAGATGGCCGACGCGCTGGCGACAGGCGATTTCGAAGGATGGAACAACGGTGACTTCCTGAACTACTGTGGTGAATACATGAACGATTGGCTCGACTGTCTCGACGCCGTGGGAGCGACGGCCGCCGACCCCGTGGAGGTGCCCGCCGATGACTGA
- a CDS encoding dolichyl-phosphate hexose transferase has protein sequence MSEYTLDDVSVVMGSYNEAEAIGPVLDDIDAATDGRAEVVVVDGSSDGTADIAREKGATVIEQEPRGYGFAVCKALLSASNPVRITTDCDGTYPMERIPDFLDLINEGYDVVSGDRLYHGAETMPTMNRYGNLAFAALSSVLAGDHLHDVTTGMRAYHEDVIEEITWTENTGLSAELLIRPVMRGYDVREEPIAYDERLGETKLDPFSGGAEIAGSILRVCAQERKRQLTSLF, from the coding sequence ATGAGTGAGTACACGCTGGACGACGTGAGCGTGGTGATGGGCAGCTACAACGAGGCGGAAGCGATCGGGCCGGTGCTCGACGACATCGACGCCGCCACCGACGGCCGCGCGGAGGTGGTCGTCGTCGACGGCTCCAGCGACGGGACCGCCGATATCGCCCGGGAGAAGGGCGCGACGGTGATCGAGCAGGAGCCGCGGGGCTACGGTTTCGCGGTCTGTAAGGCGCTCCTGTCGGCTTCGAACCCCGTTCGGATCACCACCGACTGCGACGGCACCTACCCGATGGAGCGGATCCCGGACTTCCTCGACCTGATCAACGAGGGTTACGACGTGGTCAGCGGCGACCGACTCTACCACGGCGCCGAGACGATGCCGACGATGAACCGCTACGGGAACCTCGCGTTCGCGGCGCTGTCGAGCGTGCTCGCCGGCGACCACCTCCACGACGTGACGACGGGGATGCGCGCCTACCACGAGGACGTGATCGAGGAGATCACGTGGACCGAGAACACCGGCCTCTCCGCGGAGCTACTGATCCGCCCAGTGATGCGGGGCTACGACGTGCGCGAGGAACCGATCGCCTACGACGAACGCCTCGGCGAGACCAAACTCGACCCGTTCTCGGGCGGCGCCGAGATCGCGGGGTCGATCCTCCGGGTCTGTGCACAGGAGCGAAAACGCCAACTCACGTCGCTGTTCTGA
- a CDS encoding HVO_0649 family zinc finger protein yields the protein MVTRSIRSALEGLRAYYDTRERVCTACGFEVDEGSWVSETNGSVVMYHYECPSCHAVMEHTVTLSAA from the coding sequence ATGGTAACACGCAGCATTCGATCCGCACTGGAAGGGCTGCGGGCCTACTACGACACCAGAGAACGCGTCTGCACGGCCTGTGGGTTCGAAGTCGATGAGGGCTCGTGGGTGAGCGAGACCAACGGGAGCGTGGTGATGTACCACTACGAGTGTCCCAGCTGTCACGCCGTGATGGAACACACCGTCACCCTCTCTGCGGCCTGA
- a CDS encoding extracellular solute-binding protein: MTDEPTSKRRRRLLGTIAGVGLVGVAGCSGGSDDNGTESTADGTDAGTDTPGEGGSGVDTSGSAEFSEFRGSGALAEGRTEIGGTRIEELPALSGELTVYLGGGEGGLYRDLIGKLENIYPDFSATPRAYGTSEAANTLITEGASTPADVFWSVDAGSLAAVAAEDLTATLADEVVDPVPEEFHPDSAWVGTAGRARAIPYNTEALDESDVPDSVMDLPDSGIAGQMGWAPTYGAFQAFITAMRITEGEEATRNWLQSMVDAGTTEYGNEFFVSNAVADGELQAGFANHYYALRVQEARPDAPIDLAFTSGDAGALINVAGAAVLEASPQQELAMNFVRHLLSAEAQEFFATRAYAYPMIPGVPPVGGLPRIDELNPPEFDLARLSEIGPTVDLMREVGVL; the protein is encoded by the coding sequence ATGACTGACGAACCGACCTCGAAGCGACGGCGCCGTCTCCTCGGCACCATCGCCGGCGTCGGCCTCGTCGGCGTCGCCGGCTGTTCCGGTGGGAGCGACGACAACGGGACCGAATCGACGGCCGACGGCACCGACGCCGGCACCGACACGCCCGGCGAGGGCGGCAGCGGTGTCGACACCAGCGGCTCCGCGGAGTTCTCGGAGTTCCGTGGCTCCGGCGCGCTCGCGGAGGGTCGGACCGAGATCGGCGGCACCCGGATCGAGGAGCTACCGGCGCTGTCGGGCGAACTGACGGTCTACCTCGGCGGCGGCGAGGGCGGGCTCTACCGCGACCTGATCGGCAAACTCGAGAACATCTACCCCGACTTCTCCGCCACGCCCCGGGCCTACGGCACCAGCGAGGCCGCGAACACGCTGATCACCGAGGGCGCCTCGACGCCCGCCGACGTGTTCTGGTCGGTCGACGCCGGGTCGCTTGCCGCCGTCGCCGCCGAGGACCTGACGGCGACGCTCGCCGACGAAGTCGTCGATCCGGTGCCCGAGGAGTTCCACCCCGACTCGGCGTGGGTCGGCACCGCCGGCCGCGCCCGCGCGATCCCGTACAACACCGAGGCACTCGACGAGAGCGATGTACCCGACTCCGTGATGGACCTGCCCGACTCCGGCATCGCCGGCCAGATGGGCTGGGCGCCGACCTACGGCGCGTTCCAAGCGTTCATCACCGCCATGCGGATCACCGAGGGCGAGGAGGCCACCCGGAACTGGCTCCAGTCGATGGTCGACGCCGGGACCACCGAGTACGGCAACGAGTTCTTCGTCTCCAACGCCGTCGCCGACGGCGAACTGCAGGCCGGCTTCGCGAACCACTACTACGCCCTCCGGGTGCAGGAGGCCCGCCCCGACGCGCCGATCGACCTCGCCTTCACCAGCGGCGACGCGGGCGCGCTGATCAACGTCGCCGGCGCGGCAGTGCTCGAGGCGAGCCCCCAGCAGGAGCTCGCGATGAACTTCGTGCGCCATCTGCTCTCGGCGGAGGCACAGGAGTTCTTCGCCACCAGAGCGTACGCCTACCCGATGATCCCGGGCGTCCCGCCGGTCGGCGGGCTCCCGCGCATCGACGAACTCAACCCACCAGAGTTCGACCTCGCCCGACTCTCCGAGATCGGGCCGACGGTCGACCTCATGCGTGAGGTCGGCGTCCTCTGA
- a CDS encoding glycosyltransferase family 39 protein — translation MPDRSPSSGRVPRALSSLDAASDRLDRGWLAILLLALVAAAVSFLVATRVFPYHSLNHDEGVYIQQAELLLSGRLFLRPPVDGPFRPWFFVDGPEGLYSKYAPVPAAVFALGRALGAYPIALAGIAATVVGGTAAVARELFDARVGVVAGLLVLASPLFLVQSGTYLPYAVTAAFELVFAYAYLRGERTGSRRLAAVAGAAIGVAFFGRPYTAVLFAAPFVAHAVVTLVRSGAWRRPFRAVDDARRDLFARRLATAGLGTAGVVVALGYNAVMTGDPLEFPFAAFAPEDGIGFGERSLLGHEVDYTLGLGLEANALVLETLFTDWVAMGSLGAVLAAVGVGWTARTGRRRPTALAWRRGVLAGLFLSITAGNVGFWGNYNVLGRLDVATDGLIYHLGPYYHYDLLVPTAVFGAVAAVRGGERLRAVAADRLPDSLPVDRAAADRLAVGLLVVAAGVGGAVAVGAAQDPIERNAAVSDQLEVAYEPFQEQGGLSAGNAALHGNATEERTLTFLPPVYGPWLNHPFQAVRNDPDFDGRSLYALGDDDELDVAAAHPEYRLRRYVVRGAWSPAGGDAVTAELRPVERVSGESVRLDTAVGVPEGAQSVSIRVGGDDGQTYAIADASPGTLNLSLVVADGEARLSGEGIAASGGRSSTNGSVDPAFPVDDRDELTLTVFVGTGPSSGFSYDLTFPVDTGGETVRALSPTRERCPVPARCVPAGLGPSPPGTFVDATIVGTASAQNGTNSR, via the coding sequence ATGCCCGATCGGTCCCCCTCCTCCGGCCGCGTTCCCCGCGCCCTCTCCTCTCTTGACGCCGCCAGCGACCGCCTCGACCGGGGCTGGCTCGCGATCCTCCTGCTCGCGCTCGTCGCCGCTGCCGTCTCCTTCCTCGTCGCCACCCGCGTCTTTCCGTACCACTCGCTCAACCACGACGAGGGCGTCTACATCCAGCAGGCGGAACTGCTGCTCTCCGGTCGGCTGTTCCTCCGGCCGCCGGTCGACGGCCCGTTCCGGCCGTGGTTCTTCGTCGACGGCCCCGAGGGGCTCTACTCGAAGTACGCGCCGGTCCCGGCGGCGGTGTTCGCGCTCGGTCGTGCGCTCGGCGCGTACCCGATCGCGCTCGCGGGGATCGCGGCGACGGTCGTTGGCGGCACCGCCGCGGTCGCCCGGGAGCTGTTCGACGCCCGCGTCGGCGTCGTCGCGGGCCTACTCGTCCTCGCCTCACCGCTGTTCCTGGTCCAGTCGGGGACCTACCTCCCCTACGCGGTCACCGCCGCGTTCGAACTCGTCTTCGCCTACGCCTACCTCCGGGGCGAACGCACCGGGAGCCGCCGACTCGCGGCCGTCGCGGGCGCGGCGATCGGCGTCGCCTTCTTCGGCCGACCCTACACCGCCGTGCTGTTCGCGGCGCCGTTCGTCGCCCACGCGGTGGTCACGCTCGTCCGCTCGGGCGCGTGGCGTAGGCCGTTCCGGGCCGTCGACGACGCCCGACGCGACCTGTTCGCGCGTCGGCTGGCGACCGCGGGGCTCGGCACCGCGGGCGTCGTCGTCGCGCTCGGCTACAACGCCGTCATGACCGGCGACCCGCTGGAGTTCCCGTTCGCGGCGTTCGCCCCCGAGGACGGGATCGGCTTCGGCGAGCGGTCGCTCCTCGGTCACGAGGTCGACTACACGCTCGGGCTGGGGCTGGAAGCGAACGCGCTCGTACTGGAGACGCTGTTCACCGACTGGGTGGCGATGGGGAGCCTCGGGGCCGTGCTGGCCGCGGTCGGGGTTGGCTGGACCGCCCGCACGGGGCGTCGACGGCCGACGGCGCTCGCGTGGCGACGCGGGGTTCTCGCGGGGCTGTTCCTCTCGATCACGGCCGGGAACGTCGGCTTCTGGGGGAACTACAACGTCCTCGGCCGCCTCGACGTGGCCACTGACGGCCTGATCTACCACCTCGGGCCGTACTACCACTACGACCTGCTCGTCCCGACAGCTGTCTTCGGCGCCGTCGCGGCGGTCCGCGGCGGGGAGCGGCTCCGGGCGGTCGCCGCGGATCGACTGCCGGACTCCCTCCCCGTCGACCGTGCTGCCGCCGATCGCCTCGCCGTCGGCCTCCTCGTCGTCGCGGCGGGCGTCGGCGGCGCCGTCGCAGTCGGGGCCGCCCAAGACCCGATCGAGCGCAACGCCGCGGTCAGCGATCAACTCGAAGTCGCCTACGAGCCGTTCCAGGAGCAGGGGGGGCTCTCAGCCGGCAACGCCGCCCTCCACGGGAACGCGACCGAGGAACGTACGCTGACGTTCCTCCCCCCCGTGTACGGCCCGTGGCTGAACCATCCGTTTCAGGCAGTCCGGAACGACCCAGACTTCGACGGCCGCTCGTTGTACGCGCTCGGCGACGACGACGAACTGGACGTGGCGGCGGCTCACCCCGAGTACCGGCTCCGTCGGTACGTGGTCCGGGGGGCGTGGTCGCCGGCCGGCGGCGACGCCGTGACCGCGGAACTGCGCCCGGTCGAGCGTGTCTCGGGCGAGTCGGTTCGTCTCGACACTGCCGTCGGGGTCCCCGAGGGGGCCCAGTCGGTCTCCATCCGCGTCGGCGGCGACGACGGCCAGACCTACGCGATCGCGGACGCGAGCCCCGGAACGCTGAACCTCTCACTCGTCGTCGCTGACGGCGAGGCGCGGCTCAGCGGCGAGGGGATCGCGGCCAGCGGCGGGCGGTCGTCGACGAACGGGAGCGTGGACCCCGCGTTCCCGGTCGACGACCGCGACGAACTCACGCTGACGGTGTTCGTCGGGACGGGCCCGAGTTCGGGGTTCAGCTACGACCTGACGTTCCCGGTCGACACGGGCGGCGAGACGGTTCGGGCGCTCTCGCCGACGCGGGAACGGTGCCCCGTGCCGGCCCGGTGTGTCCCCGCCGGACTCGGTCCATCGCCGCCGGGAACGTTCGTCGACGCGACGATCGTCGGCACCGCGTCGGCTCAAAACGGGACTAACAGTCGGTAG